Proteins from a single region of Paenibacillus sp. BIHB 4019:
- a CDS encoding glycosyltransferase, translated as MKHSTSTIGQQLYTRERRGIFRATEGYDTVAKSEGLDQQFVKKQLHPLCVYDAPAELAASGEKDGAAYPETAYVLRLESGEAVVGRSIYQAVDFTGLRSAFFTHNYVIPAAIADADPDSYKAFLGAAFVDSYDIEQGMELPDLAELPQAAGGAWTPREAGAASSAAGLAGFANQRAALAALNISEQRFKQLLFAVMAAVGGRKKVYVALNVPVRQLPEQAKTLLAVLYASLPYAFRKQLGFMTFSKEPQSRKGIHLTFVEKGSLRAGDRNTDKDYTFDFVNDRFLNVDLEKGEHPYLDFAWSVMDEPDRAERFYQFAEEMLHGMGQERLLALGSYHELSVMFQVEEGSDELYEMHKSAVLRGMLEYLQPAGALTQRMRMNDLFLSRFDYEFDAVRDGRVPEPFIAESFKDYYHIDSKYNGGKIVDFFIRSLLAAQQQGQAEAMAAYYGALEAEPLLLKDFVSKMLANGALLERLLLPFLDGKLRDTRSAKDIIIFMGKWGKEFPAILDNDVVHKLFRQQLKDKLMDEAQPVQVFQQVHEQLDKLSSSAFDSDEGRVKTNHLTAGIGVRLFELELVAYRTLLTELDLDRLSQRELLKGSFLEKADRLEQWNAQLTDPRQKSTALIIKAAYDWFFKPLPKASLFAKLSPVEIDRVQQLGRRWMLTVDSEMKAERFEQLVLAFYRSSDMETIDYAGLLDTLRKSAGEKELVYQFFAWSERHEDFMRPRGFVPAYATAITNYFRQHDRDAFKSRANRNQYFSKAGPRLQAVYKQVRGDLSSPLAKLFRQNRKPFLFSIIIAFAILMVGIGGLLALGGGDKPEEGANLPEATDGQGLTTPGVAIPDTLVYAAKQEGVDGKQTTTLVFRFTDAALCSAFSPETVAVVAADRETKEYSGLTFIPSCTAAPAATPGAGTDESDASASPGDSAAPTSEATSDAAAGNTGNVENAAAGTVDAASASPGDASPSPDASAGASDNAAAGGGSSASPDGAATSEPNPSDYPNRVVIDLGEDVELLAASKVKVGAAEYTLTEPLADAGSTDAETSPSDPTASPNTTN; from the coding sequence GTGAAGCATTCTACCTCTACCATTGGCCAGCAATTGTATACGCGGGAGCGCCGCGGTATTTTTCGGGCGACGGAAGGTTATGACACGGTAGCCAAGTCCGAAGGGCTGGATCAGCAGTTTGTAAAAAAGCAGCTGCATCCGCTTTGCGTCTATGACGCTCCAGCTGAGCTGGCCGCAAGCGGCGAGAAGGATGGCGCCGCTTATCCGGAAACAGCGTATGTGCTGCGGCTGGAGAGCGGCGAGGCGGTTGTCGGCCGCAGCATCTATCAAGCCGTTGACTTTACGGGGCTGCGCAGCGCCTTCTTCACGCACAACTACGTCATTCCTGCCGCGATTGCGGATGCTGATCCAGATAGCTATAAAGCTTTCCTCGGCGCTGCTTTCGTGGACAGCTACGATATTGAGCAGGGCATGGAGCTGCCCGATTTGGCGGAATTGCCGCAAGCAGCGGGCGGCGCATGGACGCCTCGCGAGGCTGGAGCCGCTAGCTCTGCTGCCGGACTTGCGGGCTTTGCCAATCAGCGGGCGGCGCTCGCTGCGCTGAACATTAGCGAGCAGCGCTTCAAGCAGCTGCTGTTTGCCGTTATGGCAGCCGTTGGCGGACGGAAGAAGGTATATGTGGCGCTGAATGTGCCTGTCCGGCAGCTGCCGGAGCAAGCGAAGACGCTGCTGGCGGTGCTGTATGCGAGCTTGCCTTATGCATTCCGCAAACAGCTGGGCTTCATGACGTTTTCCAAAGAACCGCAAAGCCGCAAAGGGATTCATCTCACCTTCGTTGAGAAGGGAAGCCTGCGGGCGGGCGACCGCAATACGGACAAGGACTACACCTTTGATTTTGTTAATGATCGTTTCCTGAATGTCGATCTGGAAAAGGGAGAGCACCCTTATTTGGATTTTGCTTGGAGCGTTATGGACGAGCCGGACCGTGCCGAGCGTTTCTATCAGTTTGCTGAGGAAATGCTGCACGGAATGGGACAGGAGCGGCTTCTGGCGCTCGGTTCTTACCATGAGCTAAGCGTTATGTTCCAAGTCGAGGAAGGCAGCGACGAGCTGTATGAAATGCACAAAAGTGCCGTGCTGCGCGGGATGCTGGAGTATTTGCAGCCAGCTGGAGCGCTTACGCAGCGTATGCGGATGAATGATTTATTTTTGTCCCGCTTCGATTATGAGTTTGATGCGGTGCGTGACGGCCGGGTGCCTGAGCCATTCATTGCGGAGAGCTTTAAGGATTATTACCACATTGACAGCAAATATAATGGCGGCAAAATCGTCGATTTCTTCATTCGCTCCTTGCTCGCTGCACAGCAGCAGGGCCAAGCGGAAGCGATGGCTGCCTATTATGGAGCCTTGGAGGCCGAGCCGCTGCTGCTGAAGGACTTTGTCAGCAAAATGCTGGCGAACGGAGCACTGCTCGAACGGCTGCTGCTCCCGTTTCTGGACGGCAAGCTGCGGGATACAAGATCGGCGAAGGATATTATTATTTTCATGGGTAAATGGGGCAAAGAATTCCCGGCTATTCTCGATAATGATGTCGTTCACAAGCTCTTCAGGCAGCAGCTTAAGGATAAGCTGATGGATGAGGCGCAGCCTGTACAAGTGTTCCAGCAAGTGCATGAGCAGTTGGACAAGCTGAGCTCTTCCGCTTTCGACAGCGACGAGGGCCGTGTGAAGACGAACCATTTGACGGCGGGAATCGGCGTCCGGCTGTTTGAGCTGGAGCTTGTCGCTTACCGGACGCTGCTGACGGAGCTTGACTTGGATCGGCTGTCGCAGCGTGAGCTGCTCAAAGGCAGCTTTCTGGAGAAGGCGGATCGGCTAGAGCAGTGGAACGCTCAATTGACCGATCCTAGGCAGAAGTCGACCGCGCTTATTATTAAGGCGGCTTACGATTGGTTCTTCAAACCGCTGCCGAAGGCAAGCCTGTTCGCAAAGCTGTCGCCGGTCGAAATCGACCGCGTCCAGCAGCTTGGACGGCGCTGGATGCTAACGGTCGATTCGGAAATGAAAGCCGAGCGGTTCGAGCAGCTCGTGCTGGCCTTCTATCGCAGCTCGGACATGGAGACGATTGATTATGCAGGGCTGCTGGATACGCTGCGCAAGAGCGCGGGGGAAAAAGAGCTCGTTTATCAATTTTTCGCTTGGTCGGAGCGCCATGAGGATTTTATGCGGCCGCGAGGCTTCGTGCCTGCGTATGCAACCGCCATTACGAATTATTTCCGGCAGCATGATCGCGATGCTTTCAAGAGCCGCGCGAATCGGAATCAGTATTTTTCCAAGGCGGGCCCAAGGCTGCAAGCTGTCTACAAGCAGGTGAGAGGGGATCTGTCTTCGCCTCTGGCGAAGCTGTTTCGGCAAAATCGCAAACCGTTCCTCTTCTCCATAATCATTGCCTTCGCCATTCTAATGGTGGGCATTGGCGGCTTGCTTGCGCTTGGTGGCGGGGATAAGCCTGAGGAAGGGGCCAATCTTCCAGAAGCGACCGATGGTCAAGGCTTGACCACTCCAGGAGTGGCCATTCCGGATACACTCGTGTATGCGGCGAAGCAGGAAGGTGTGGACGGCAAGCAAACGACGACACTCGTGTTCCGCTTTACGGATGCTGCGCTATGCAGCGCTTTTTCACCAGAGACGGTGGCTGTTGTCGCAGCAGATAGAGAAACCAAGGAATACAGCGGCCTCACGTTCATTCCTAGCTGCACGGCGGCTCCTGCGGCAACTCCGGGAGCAGGTACGGATGAAAGCGATGCTTCCGCGAGCCCAGGCGATAGCGCAGCGCCGACTTCTGAAGCAACCAGCGATGCAGCGGCAGGCAATACGGGCAATGTAGAAAATGCAGCCGCTGGGACGGTAGATGCGGCATCTGCAAGTCCGGGCGACGCATCGCCATCGCCGGATGCAAGTGCTGGCGCCAGCGACAATGCAGCCGCCGGCGGTGGAAGCAGTGCAAGCCCCGATGGAGCAGCAACTAGCGAGCCCAACCCGAGCGATTATCCAAACCGCGTCGTTATTGATTTAGGCGAGGATGTGGAGCTGCTTGCAGCGAGCAAGGTAAAGGTTGGTGCTGCTGAATATACACTGACTGAGCCTTTAGCTGATGCCGGCTCAACGGATGCAGAGACAAGCCCTAGCGATCCGACGGCTTCACCGAATACAACGAATTAA
- a CDS encoding tubulin-like doman-containing protein: MKPIVREHIQQLDVSLGGGIVSEKIRVDTIDNPILIIGLGGTGIDALLRLKYQINRRFKLPEDPLSKRKLEKPNNVEFLAFETNEQDRNKKYKGIGLDPINEFVLLSNAEVGGLLQNRSILEPYITDWLSPELSITDGMNGAAGVRQAGRLLLFTKINQVVQSIDKKIKTLSVGTSKKLMVFLLTGLSGGTGSGCFLDISYIVRGIIERDHGSAGVDRVNTLGYLFTPDINLANKSLSEHTREYIKKNGYAALKELDYWMNVDARGERFKQQYGSILSVNSPLPPFNLCHLISATNTEGKLLENAYDYCMNVTAENITNFMASEDKQSGEEFAIHDYISNIRTNIAQMNKQYPANYDYNIIGASSAVLPIEEMTTFLAYRLFSKMDKMFHKAPTQDDVEKFARKLGIDLDTMIKTFESRVPEPLPGFENSERLNYSNVVKMQVVNMDTELEQTFLTRAREEYVKAKKQLPGEIVGQFTDQIRRTFLHPEQGPFYVSRLLHTEKGFCLLKMLLSYIEVLRETLLRLPRDIESASIQAEERMGDAKSAFVSKDKKKNSYIEAKINEYWLRADVERTEQMIEFYEDLYQLLNNENNRFYSVFTEVLNVLNGIFAKNGDILINGDEQADHKGNKTYYWNLVGVPDISDVIARIMEKKDVDDLIRDFSQGLLDHSDQWVKEKDIDIVNSISDFLTDKFGDLITRSMEDFLVMKYGNDESIEKFVERFIATKLDEEAVAVFNLSNSSGNLHFPSWGFVSVPQHAPSILKGIRNYQSNAVGKSHFTIKESEVKNRIFWLNTKNGVPLFVYTPLKVYEESYERTILDKEGVGRHLVMTEKVNWTNLPSPIPEKSWGDTYSNARVKGYNARVRAEFQRALGYRIISEKGVDNSMSSRYAVQFTQPFQLQALLSSYNMEAAAAKPNLGEVKRAVIELRRLLAEGLAPDGVKDIFGSLNEDLAQENLIRSPELLARVREELAKYDAISDKVLELEKLLSLHQDEEKWLDQFIEALYTETIVKKGALYVYDRDPEEEAWAPFANLMKSSSFVEHEVFESFRGLDEKNRAALLRKASRRVTDLTATEDTKLLVHKLDELFSAFLDARDRLEYERIELANGEDLYQFYKQMTSKLNDIRRKLK; the protein is encoded by the coding sequence ATGAAGCCGATTGTTAGAGAACATATCCAGCAGCTAGACGTTTCATTAGGCGGAGGTATCGTTAGTGAGAAAATTCGCGTCGATACGATCGATAATCCTATACTCATCATTGGACTCGGCGGCACCGGCATCGATGCGCTGCTGCGCCTGAAATATCAAATTAACCGACGCTTTAAGCTGCCCGAAGATCCTTTGTCCAAACGCAAGCTGGAAAAGCCTAATAACGTCGAATTTCTAGCTTTTGAGACCAATGAACAGGACCGCAACAAAAAATATAAAGGCATTGGCCTCGACCCAATCAATGAGTTTGTGCTGCTTTCCAATGCCGAAGTCGGCGGGCTGCTGCAAAACCGCAGCATTTTGGAGCCGTACATCACCGACTGGCTATCGCCAGAGCTGAGCATTACCGATGGCATGAACGGCGCGGCAGGCGTACGCCAAGCTGGGCGTCTGCTGCTTTTTACGAAAATCAACCAGGTTGTGCAAAGCATCGATAAAAAAATTAAGACGCTTTCCGTCGGCACAAGCAAAAAGCTGATGGTATTCCTGCTTACCGGTCTATCCGGTGGTACGGGCAGCGGCTGCTTCCTTGATATTTCGTATATTGTGCGCGGTATTATTGAGCGCGATCATGGCTCGGCGGGCGTTGACCGCGTCAACACGCTGGGGTACCTTTTTACGCCGGATATTAATCTCGCGAACAAAAGCTTAAGCGAGCATACGAGAGAATATATTAAGAAAAATGGCTATGCCGCGCTTAAAGAGCTCGACTACTGGATGAATGTTGATGCCCGCGGCGAGCGCTTTAAGCAGCAGTACGGCAGCATTCTCAGCGTCAATTCGCCGCTTCCGCCGTTTAACCTTTGCCATCTGATTTCGGCGACGAACACGGAGGGCAAGCTGCTGGAGAACGCTTATGACTACTGCATGAACGTGACAGCGGAAAATATTACGAACTTTATGGCGAGCGAGGATAAGCAGTCTGGCGAGGAATTCGCCATTCATGACTATATCAGCAACATCCGCACGAATATTGCGCAAATGAACAAGCAGTATCCGGCGAACTACGATTACAACATTATTGGCGCTTCGTCGGCTGTACTGCCGATTGAGGAAATGACGACCTTTTTGGCGTATCGCCTGTTTAGCAAAATGGATAAAATGTTCCACAAAGCGCCAACTCAGGACGATGTGGAGAAATTCGCCCGCAAGCTTGGCATTGATCTCGATACGATGATCAAGACGTTCGAGTCGCGTGTGCCTGAGCCGCTTCCGGGCTTTGAGAACAGTGAGCGCCTGAACTACAGCAATGTGGTGAAAATGCAGGTGGTCAACATGGATACCGAGCTGGAGCAGACATTCCTTACGCGTGCCCGCGAGGAATATGTGAAGGCGAAAAAGCAGCTGCCAGGAGAAATCGTCGGCCAGTTCACCGACCAAATCCGCCGTACCTTCCTGCATCCAGAGCAGGGACCGTTTTACGTATCCCGCCTGCTGCACACCGAGAAAGGCTTCTGCCTGCTGAAAATGCTGCTTTCCTACATTGAAGTGCTGCGCGAAACGCTGCTGCGCCTGCCGCGCGACATTGAGTCGGCCAGCATTCAAGCGGAAGAGCGGATGGGCGATGCGAAGAGCGCCTTCGTGTCCAAGGACAAGAAGAAAAACAGCTACATCGAAGCTAAAATCAATGAATATTGGCTGCGCGCCGATGTAGAGCGTACCGAGCAAATGATCGAGTTCTACGAGGATCTGTATCAGCTGCTGAACAACGAGAACAATCGCTTCTACAGCGTATTTACCGAGGTGCTGAACGTACTGAACGGCATTTTCGCGAAAAATGGCGATATTCTGATCAATGGCGACGAGCAAGCCGATCACAAGGGCAACAAAACCTACTATTGGAACTTGGTCGGCGTGCCGGACATTTCTGATGTGATCGCCCGCATTATGGAGAAGAAGGATGTCGATGATCTCATTCGCGACTTCTCGCAGGGGCTGCTTGATCATTCCGACCAGTGGGTGAAGGAGAAGGACATTGATATCGTCAATTCCATTTCCGACTTCCTGACTGATAAATTCGGCGATTTGATTACGAGATCGATGGAAGATTTCCTCGTGATGAAATATGGAAATGACGAGTCGATTGAGAAGTTCGTCGAGCGCTTTATTGCGACAAAGCTGGATGAAGAGGCAGTTGCCGTGTTCAATCTGAGCAATAGCTCAGGCAATTTGCATTTCCCTTCATGGGGCTTCGTATCGGTGCCGCAGCATGCGCCGAGCATACTCAAGGGGATTCGCAATTACCAGAGCAATGCGGTAGGAAAATCGCATTTCACCATTAAAGAGAGTGAAGTGAAAAACCGGATTTTCTGGCTGAATACGAAAAATGGCGTGCCGCTGTTCGTCTATACGCCGCTCAAGGTGTATGAGGAAAGCTATGAACGGACGATTCTTGATAAAGAAGGCGTCGGCCGCCATCTCGTGATGACGGAGAAGGTCAACTGGACGAATCTGCCTTCGCCAATTCCAGAGAAATCATGGGGCGATACGTACAGCAATGCGAGGGTGAAAGGCTATAATGCCCGCGTGCGTGCCGAATTCCAGCGTGCGCTTGGCTACCGGATTATTAGCGAGAAGGGCGTCGACAACAGCATGAGCAGTCGTTATGCGGTGCAGTTCACCCAGCCATTCCAGCTGCAAGCGCTGCTTAGCTCGTACAATATGGAGGCCGCTGCTGCTAAACCGAATCTTGGCGAAGTGAAGCGCGCTGTCATTGAGCTTCGCCGCCTGCTGGCTGAAGGCTTGGCACCGGATGGAGTGAAGGATATTTTCGGCAGCCTGAATGAAGATTTGGCGCAGGAAAACCTTATTCGTTCCCCAGAGCTGCTGGCGCGTGTGCGCGAGGAGCTGGCGAAATATGATGCGATTAGCGACAAGGTTCTTGAGCTTGAGAAGCTGCTAAGCCTGCATCAGGATGAGGAGAAGTGGCTGGATCAATTTATTGAGGCGCTTTATACGGAAACGATTGTGAAGAAGGGTGCGCTGTACGTCTATGACCGGGACCCAGAGGAAGAGGCGTGGGCGCCATTCGCCAATCTGATGAAGAGCAGCAGCTTCGTGGAGCATGAGGTGTTCGAGAGCTTCCGGGGGCTGGATGAGAAAAACCGTGCCGCCCTGCTGCGCAAAGCATCGCGCCGGGTGACGGATTTGACGGCAACGGAGGATACGAAGCTGCTCGTTCATAAGCTGGATGAGCTGTTCAGCGCATTCCTCGACGCCCGTGACCGCCTGGAGTACGAGCGGATTGAGCTGGCGAACGGAGAAGATTTGTACCAGTTCTACAAGCAAATGACGAGCAAACTAAACGACATACGCAGAAAGTTGAAGTAG
- a CDS encoding beta-mannanase, translating to MRFVEAEGDSPRINGLSHTLNGDRCTLQWLWPSGVEAVYIGKAEAEQAAFRGTPELASLKLYTRAEYKANNGYHVRLEGIGRYRFTVYIYEEGAEDGKVIWLQSDGLSELDVSAGRAKIRYSVKQKTGFFQRYKTVSIQVTAEVPIAKDVLCYVKKAGGYPASKDDGMMYPFAAAFASGRNVLPPIEVGKQDFVRVFFTDGPRFAQLYELVPE from the coding sequence ATGCGATTTGTGGAGGCAGAGGGCGATTCGCCGCGCATCAACGGCTTATCCCATACGCTGAATGGCGACCGCTGCACGCTGCAATGGCTGTGGCCGAGCGGCGTCGAGGCGGTTTACATCGGCAAGGCGGAGGCCGAGCAGGCGGCATTCAGAGGAACGCCGGAGCTGGCATCATTAAAGCTATATACAAGAGCCGAATACAAGGCGAACAACGGCTATCATGTGAGGCTGGAGGGCATCGGGCGCTACCGCTTCACCGTCTACATTTATGAAGAGGGAGCGGAGGATGGCAAAGTCATCTGGCTGCAAAGCGATGGCCTGAGCGAGCTGGATGTGAGCGCCGGCAGAGCGAAAATCCGCTATTCCGTCAAGCAGAAGACCGGATTTTTTCAGCGCTATAAGACGGTTTCCATTCAGGTGACGGCGGAGGTGCCAATTGCCAAGGATGTATTGTGTTATGTGAAAAAGGCGGGGGGCTATCCAGCGAGCAAGGATGATGGCATGATGTATCCATTTGCCGCTGCTTTCGCCTCCGGGCGGAATGTGCTTCCGCCAATCGAGGTCGGCAAGCAGGACTTCGTCCGTGTGTTTTTCACCGATGGCCCGCGTTTCGCACAGCTGTACGAACTGGTGCCGGAATGA
- a CDS encoding transcription initiation factor TFIID encodes MRELLERYAADYAAAEQMLSGHGDDQSIIHYPTVFLYIGDEAGQAIEPMIQMNAAKWENSAGVIYFHAASTSRSGGSASGSGGQAPAAGATGASAGSYAGGNAGGNGRQAASAAKVTEVVLDGLSTYGSDHKAGRKELWEAFRGNAGYLADLNRALRGVSDTIADYGRLYASFDRLHLAVITRADDPMNALVPDISLLAQAIFQQSFKSVQMDLYTLISEREQMDTFAHASAIGVSFLRELEGMQRQDYTFSALLEVTGDGLAIPVVHPPSPLFDLVYVLSDRNEKGMTAVNGIRDNYDIICHIQLLKNRKRKDAQEGVAYGGYNNSTFKNSLRTESGRQGFVSAGLSKVKRPNYSIALTVLYHLHMQLSELLAKEPELSMREKLACFGLDPASVDAMLTQLLPSEEQLADMTGLLTSGVRYEQLKPLSLRDAEEALFGDGAAVFFHNHFARTAQQRLSEFGAAPEMRRAVAKFERERADISFYQLCAWTEPSGDDGSVLAGVRSRIKELAIAVEQAREELERTQSGRAEDVRIQRLPFMDKQNLRSFIRAFFQLVYGQKWELLRLELELSLYRRLADELEQLHELYRLRVKQMADMADVMKLTALQSIKTADDYIGQNIFEYYARVTADIVLDVQDKRGAGIWFDERYLGSAAELLEQGNEAYVNKLAQLCLKHVLTAEPFAQTFEEELLRRANVTIDYTNRQALAKEDLFKRLYRTLEENASINVRLLDYTHEHRYEEKYMFGDADSEFVQYALGVDETSRIYKLGCIHEKRSSGVEKLNLMGGFHLEDLLYYRNGKVYYETYRENGYAFHGVDPAGLPELR; translated from the coding sequence ATGAGAGAGCTTCTGGAGCGGTATGCAGCTGATTATGCGGCTGCCGAGCAAATGCTCAGCGGTCATGGAGACGACCAGAGCATCATTCATTATCCGACCGTATTTTTGTATATTGGCGACGAGGCGGGGCAAGCCATTGAGCCGATGATTCAGATGAATGCGGCGAAATGGGAAAACAGCGCTGGCGTGATTTATTTTCACGCCGCGTCCACTTCAAGGAGCGGCGGCTCAGCCAGCGGAAGTGGCGGTCAGGCGCCAGCTGCTGGAGCAACAGGCGCTTCGGCCGGAAGCTACGCAGGCGGCAATGCAGGCGGAAATGGACGGCAGGCGGCGAGCGCCGCCAAGGTGACTGAGGTCGTGCTGGACGGCTTATCGACTTATGGCAGCGACCATAAGGCGGGGCGCAAGGAGCTATGGGAAGCCTTCCGCGGCAATGCCGGCTATTTGGCTGACCTGAACCGCGCGCTTCGCGGGGTCAGCGATACAATTGCCGATTATGGCAGGCTGTATGCTTCCTTTGATCGGCTGCATTTGGCGGTTATCACGCGTGCCGATGACCCGATGAATGCGCTGGTGCCGGATATTTCCCTGCTGGCACAGGCGATTTTTCAGCAATCGTTCAAATCCGTGCAGATGGATCTTTATACGCTAATCAGCGAGCGTGAGCAAATGGATACCTTCGCTCACGCCAGCGCTATTGGCGTGAGCTTTCTGCGCGAGCTGGAAGGGATGCAGCGGCAGGACTATACGTTTTCGGCGCTGCTTGAGGTGACGGGCGACGGGCTGGCGATTCCGGTCGTTCACCCGCCGTCGCCGCTGTTCGATCTCGTTTACGTGCTGTCGGATCGCAATGAGAAGGGCATGACCGCCGTTAACGGCATTCGTGACAACTATGATATTATTTGCCACATACAGCTGCTCAAAAACCGCAAGCGCAAGGATGCGCAGGAGGGTGTTGCCTACGGCGGCTACAATAACTCAACGTTTAAGAACAGCCTGCGTACGGAGTCAGGCAGGCAGGGCTTCGTCTCAGCGGGGCTATCCAAGGTGAAGCGCCCGAATTATTCGATTGCGCTGACGGTGCTGTACCATCTGCACATGCAGCTATCCGAGCTGCTGGCGAAGGAGCCTGAGCTCAGCATGCGGGAGAAGCTTGCCTGCTTTGGCCTCGATCCGGCCTCGGTCGATGCGATGCTGACGCAGCTGCTGCCAAGCGAGGAGCAGCTTGCCGACATGACGGGACTGCTGACCTCTGGTGTCCGTTATGAGCAGTTGAAGCCGCTATCGCTGCGCGATGCGGAGGAGGCGCTGTTCGGGGATGGGGCAGCTGTCTTTTTCCATAATCATTTTGCCCGCACGGCGCAGCAGCGGCTGTCCGAATTTGGCGCGGCGCCGGAAATGCGCCGTGCGGTTGCCAAGTTCGAACGGGAGCGCGCGGACATTAGCTTCTACCAGCTATGTGCTTGGACGGAGCCAAGCGGCGACGATGGCAGTGTACTCGCTGGCGTTCGCAGCCGTATTAAAGAGCTGGCGATTGCGGTGGAGCAGGCGCGCGAGGAGCTGGAGCGCACGCAGTCGGGGCGCGCGGAGGATGTCCGCATTCAGCGGCTGCCTTTTATGGATAAGCAAAATTTGCGTTCGTTTATCCGTGCTTTTTTTCAGCTGGTGTATGGCCAGAAGTGGGAGCTGCTCCGGCTGGAGCTGGAGCTTTCCCTGTATCGCCGCTTGGCAGATGAGCTGGAGCAGCTTCATGAGCTGTATCGCCTGCGCGTCAAGCAAATGGCCGATATGGCGGATGTCATGAAGCTGACAGCACTGCAAAGCATCAAGACCGCTGACGATTACATCGGGCAAAATATTTTTGAATATTACGCTCGGGTAACGGCAGATATTGTGCTGGATGTGCAGGATAAGCGGGGAGCGGGCATCTGGTTTGATGAGCGTTATCTCGGTTCGGCGGCGGAGCTGCTGGAGCAGGGCAATGAGGCTTACGTGAATAAGCTCGCCCAGCTATGCTTGAAGCATGTGCTGACGGCGGAGCCATTCGCCCAGACGTTCGAGGAGGAGCTGCTTCGCAGGGCGAATGTGACGATTGACTATACGAACCGCCAGGCGCTGGCGAAAGAGGATTTGTTCAAGCGCCTCTACCGGACGCTGGAGGAGAACGCGTCGATCAACGTTCGGCTGCTGGACTACACGCATGAGCACCGCTACGAGGAAAAATATATGTTCGGCGACGCGGACAGCGAGTTTGTGCAGTATGCGCTTGGAGTCGACGAAACGTCGCGCATTTACAAGCTTGGCTGCATTCACGAGAAGCGCAGCAGCGGTGTGGAGAAGCTGAACCTGATGGGCGGCTTCCATCTTGAAGACCTGCTGTATTATCGCAACGGCAAGGTGTATTACGAGACATATAGAGAGAACGGCTATGCGTTCCACGGCGTGGACCCGGCGGGCTTGCCGGAGCTGCGTTAG
- a CDS encoding vWA domain-containing protein produces the protein MQRKINLLLLLFSLIGGFIGYAIGELMLAQWTGDMPRSVLMGLYFGVLALFIGLGCFVAELVNPHLNGSSWRQRYTGLSWKLFVPATLVLLFAAGWGLQFFYGLNIGGLKQVKDIVLVIDNSGSMAETDPDNQRYVAAKQLIDQMDNDKRVAIVGFSDLAEQVLPFTSVDSAANKAAINAAIDSFVPTDGGTNFSAALEESLKTIEAKADSKRGTMVILLSDGFSESDVAPQLALYKEQQIAINSVGLSLVDSRGADLLRNIAESTGGAYYDVQKATEVSTAFQTIYDTIDDRTLVTERTGPMADATFYKIVRVISMLLIGGVLGVAIGLFFDNRYLARSFGIGGAVGGLLAGLVLEAWLSGHFLSDSFTRFMAIALLAIMISLFTLIVPIRENSRPVNDRRRGAPVPRERGASSGDGKSKDSRNHGF, from the coding sequence ATGCAGCGAAAAATAAACCTGCTACTATTGTTGTTTAGCTTAATAGGGGGATTCATCGGCTACGCCATCGGAGAACTGATGCTTGCGCAGTGGACGGGCGATATGCCGCGTTCGGTTCTCATGGGCTTGTATTTTGGCGTACTCGCATTATTTATCGGGCTCGGCTGCTTTGTGGCAGAGCTGGTCAATCCGCATTTGAACGGCTCCTCCTGGCGCCAGCGCTACACAGGGCTTTCATGGAAGCTGTTCGTGCCGGCGACGCTTGTGCTGCTTTTTGCAGCGGGCTGGGGACTGCAATTTTTTTACGGCCTCAATATTGGCGGCTTAAAGCAGGTGAAGGATATCGTCCTTGTCATCGACAACTCCGGCAGCATGGCGGAGACGGACCCGGACAACCAGCGTTATGTGGCGGCGAAGCAGCTTATTGACCAGATGGACAATGACAAACGCGTCGCGATTGTGGGCTTCAGCGATTTGGCAGAGCAGGTGCTGCCGTTTACGAGCGTAGACTCGGCTGCCAATAAGGCAGCGATCAACGCGGCGATTGATTCGTTTGTGCCTACGGATGGCGGAACGAATTTCAGCGCCGCGCTGGAGGAATCGTTGAAGACGATTGAGGCGAAGGCGGACAGCAAGCGCGGAACGATGGTGATTTTGCTGTCGGATGGCTTCAGTGAATCCGATGTGGCTCCACAGCTGGCGCTCTACAAGGAGCAGCAGATTGCGATTAATTCCGTCGGCCTCAGCCTCGTGGATTCGAGAGGGGCGGACCTGCTGCGCAACATTGCCGAGTCGACAGGCGGCGCTTATTACGATGTGCAGAAGGCGACAGAGGTATCAACGGCATTCCAGACGATCTACGATACGATCGATGATCGCACGCTCGTCACCGAGCGTACGGGACCGATGGCCGATGCAACGTTTTACAAAATCGTTCGCGTCATCTCGATGCTGCTGATTGGCGGTGTGCTGGGCGTGGCGATCGGGCTGTTCTTCGACAATCGCTATTTGGCGCGCAGCTTTGGCATTGGCGGTGCAGTTGGCGGCTTGCTGGCAGGTCTCGTGCTGGAAGCGTGGCTGTCCGGCCATTTTCTCAGTGATTCGTTCACCCGCTTCATGGCGATTGCGCTGCTTGCGATTATGATCTCCTTATTCACCTTGATCGTGCCGATTAGAGAAAACAGCCGGCCGGTGAACGACAGGCGCCGCGGGGCTCCAGTCCCGAGAGAGCGAGGAGCATCGAGCGGCGACGGAAAATCAAAGGATAGCCGCAACCATGGATTTTAG